In Finegoldia magna ATCC 53516, a genomic segment contains:
- a CDS encoding DUF7698 family protein yields MKKIELLENIKEKEEFEENKISYRFYWAYRESQRIGRDIINFDDIGFVDNHEDMIENLERFGIQEFTISDQSTGLMKGLKSFKRKGYFPIDLIEIDTGRTNWNFKESKEEKEYAPALLFKRN; encoded by the coding sequence ATGAAAAAGATTGAATTGTTAGAAAACATTAAAGAAAAAGAAGAATTCGAAGAAAATAAAATCAGTTACAGATTTTATTGGGCATATAGGGAATCCCAAAGGATAGGGCGAGACATCATAAACTTTGATGACATTGGATTTGTAGATAATCACGAAGATATGATAGAGAATCTTGAAAGATTTGGAATACAAGAATTTACAATTTCAGACCAGTCAACAGGTCTTATGAAAGGATTAAAAAGTTTTAAAAGAAAAGGTTACTTTCCTATAGACTTAATTGAAATAGATACAGGAAGGACTAATTGGAATTTCAAAGAGAGCAAAGAGGAAAAAGAATATGCACCAGCCCTCCTTTTCAAGAGAAATTAA
- a CDS encoding DUF4314 domain-containing protein, translated as MISREIIQKLKETYPVGTRVKLIQMEDDQAPPVGTLGTVYGVDALGSILVKWDNGSMLNVIFREDIIEKSN; from the coding sequence ATGATTTCAAGGGAAATTATACAAAAATTGAAAGAGACGTATCCAGTAGGTACAAGAGTGAAACTAATCCAAATGGAAGATGACCAAGCACCTCCAGTTGGAACTTTAGGTACAGTTTATGGAGTAGATGCCCTTGGATCAATCCTAGTAAAATGGGATAATGGTTCGATGTTAAATGTAATTTTTAGGGAGGATATTATTGAAAAATCTAATTAA
- a CDS encoding site-specific DNA-methyltransferase, with the protein MKEGLLQYELKNVDELIPYISNARTHTDEQVNKVAASIKEFGFLNPILISDENVITAGHCRLLAAKKLGLKKVPCILENHLTEAQRKAYVLADNKLSLDAGWDEELLKIELESLEEYGFNVELTGFSEEELGQLFDLGSEAKEDDFDIEGELNKPTFSKEGDIWALGRHKVICGDSTLWDTFEKLLGETKVNLVCTDAPYFVDLKNKSGTIKNDNLNDKEAYEFLMKVFTNFKDAMAKDASIYEFYATMKARVFYDAFEDAGFKVGAGLIWKKPRAPFMRTDWKFNMEPIIFGWRKDGKHNWYGDQKQTAVFEFDGIKDSEKEGCGHPSSKPVPLIAYLIKQSTQTNGLVLDGFLGSASTLIACEELNRICYGIEIEPKFVDVAVKRYLNLVGSDEDISLLRDGKKYKYEDVINLT; encoded by the coding sequence ATGAAAGAAGGACTATTACAATATGAATTAAAAAATGTAGATGAACTCATCCCATATATTAGTAATGCTAGAACGCATACTGACGAACAAGTAAATAAGGTAGCTGCATCTATAAAAGAATTTGGATTTTTAAATCCTATCTTAATTTCAGATGAGAATGTTATTACAGCAGGACATTGCAGACTTCTAGCGGCTAAGAAACTAGGACTAAAGAAAGTTCCATGTATTTTAGAAAATCATCTCACAGAGGCACAAAGAAAAGCTTATGTTCTTGCTGATAATAAGTTAAGTCTTGATGCTGGTTGGGATGAAGAATTACTAAAAATCGAACTAGAATCATTAGAAGAATATGGATTTAACGTAGAGCTGACAGGTTTTTCGGAAGAAGAACTGGGTCAGCTTTTTGATTTAGGTAGTGAAGCAAAAGAAGATGACTTTGATATTGAGGGAGAACTAAATAAACCAACTTTTTCTAAAGAAGGAGATATATGGGCTCTAGGAAGACATAAAGTTATCTGTGGAGATTCTACTCTATGGGATACTTTTGAAAAGTTACTAGGTGAAACTAAGGTCAATTTAGTATGTACAGATGCACCATATTTTGTAGATTTGAAAAATAAATCGGGAACAATTAAAAATGACAATCTTAATGATAAGGAAGCCTATGAATTTTTAATGAAGGTATTTACTAACTTCAAAGATGCAATGGCCAAAGATGCATCTATTTATGAATTCTATGCAACGATGAAGGCAAGAGTTTTCTATGATGCTTTTGAAGATGCTGGATTTAAAGTTGGTGCAGGACTGATTTGGAAAAAACCAAGAGCTCCTTTCATGAGAACAGATTGGAAATTTAATATGGAGCCTATTATCTTTGGTTGGAGAAAAGATGGAAAACATAACTGGTATGGAGATCAAAAGCAAACAGCAGTCTTTGAATTTGATGGAATTAAAGATTCTGAAAAAGAAGGATGTGGTCATCCATCATCAAAACCAGTACCACTTATTGCTTATTTAATAAAGCAATCAACTCAAACAAATGGCTTAGTCCTTGATGGATTTTTAGGAAGTGCATCTACATTAATTGCCTGTGAGGAGCTTAATCGAATCTGCTATGGAATAGAAATAGAACCTAAATTTGTTGATGTAGCAGTAAAAAGATATTTAAATTTAGTGGGTAGTGATGAAGATATAAGCCTTTTAAGAGATGGAAAAAAATATAAGTATGAAGATGTTATTAATCTGACTTGA
- a CDS encoding S-adenosylmethionine synthetase, producing the protein MFEKVNPSHVDKIADCIAGAIVDLAYKEKDNPKIAVEVLLGHGDCHVIIETDCKLDVEEIKSAINRIAGEVKADVKIVEQDIHLSNNQKEKIRCGDNGIFKGVPTSEEEKKLSTIAREIYRDYPYDGKYILDGDKLIICQSNVSTEILKSIYPRAIVNPLGDWTGGFNVDTGATNRKLGSDMGRAVTGGGLHGKDLSKADVSVNIYAHLKAQKENRDIELSCAIGDEFVGDKAYEEIVEIAEDYVKSIGGFEEFAKWGLI; encoded by the coding sequence ATGTTTGAAAAAGTGAATCCATCACACGTTGATAAAATAGCAGATTGTATTGCTGGTGCAATTGTAGATTTAGCATATAAAGAAAAAGATAATCCTAAAATAGCAGTTGAAGTTTTACTGGGACATGGAGACTGTCATGTGATTATAGAAACGGACTGCAAGTTAGATGTTGAAGAAATCAAATCAGCTATTAATAGAATAGCAGGAGAAGTAAAAGCCGATGTAAAAATTGTAGAGCAAGACATTCACTTATCGAACAATCAAAAAGAAAAGATTAGATGTGGGGATAATGGAATATTTAAAGGAGTGCCTACATCTGAAGAAGAAAAGAAACTCTCAACTATAGCCAGAGAAATTTATAGGGACTACCCATATGATGGGAAATATATTCTCGATGGGGATAAACTTATTATTTGTCAGTCAAATGTATCTACGGAAATTTTAAAATCAATTTATCCAAGAGCAATTGTAAATCCATTAGGAGATTGGACTGGAGGATTTAATGTAGATACTGGAGCAACCAATAGAAAGCTAGGTTCAGATATGGGTCGAGCTGTAACTGGTGGTGGACTACATGGTAAAGACCTATCTAAGGCAGATGTATCGGTCAATATCTACGCCCACCTAAAAGCACAAAAAGAAAATAGGGATATAGAATTATCCTGTGCCATTGGAGATGAATTTGTTGGTGATAAAGCCTATGAAGAAATAGTAGAAATTGCCGAAGACTATGTAAAATCTATTGGTGGTTTTGAGGAATTTGCAAAGTGGGGGCTCATCTAA
- a CDS encoding NUMOD4 domain-containing protein gives MNSIEVWKDIPGYEDEYQASTLGNIRSIKSNNLILKGDFQPNGYKRVYLWKNGSKKNLLVHRLVALSFLPNPNNYEEVNHLDENKANNKLENLEWCTHSYNMNYGDVKKKISESHKGKVISEKSRKKLSENSKNRKWINNGKLEKCVKENTLNNFLINGWNFGRIKNMEV, from the coding sequence TTGAATTCAATAGAAGTATGGAAAGATATTCCTGGATATGAAGATGAATATCAGGCATCTACTCTAGGTAATATTAGAAGCATAAAAAGTAATAATTTAATATTAAAGGGAGATTTTCAACCTAATGGATACAAAAGAGTTTACCTCTGGAAGAATGGTAGCAAAAAAAATTTGCTCGTTCACAGATTGGTGGCTCTTTCTTTTTTGCCTAATCCAAATAACTATGAGGAAGTAAATCATCTTGATGAAAACAAAGCTAATAACAAATTAGAAAATTTAGAATGGTGTACTCATTCATACAATATGAATTATGGAGATGTTAAGAAGAAAATATCTGAATCACATAAAGGAAAAGTGATTTCTGAAAAAAGTAGAAAAAAACTTTCTGAGAATAGCAAAAATAGGAAATGGATAAATAACGGGAAATTAGAAAAATGTGTAAAAGAGAATACGTTGAACAATTTTCTAATTAATGGTTGGAATTTTGGAAGGATAAAAAACATGGAGGTGTAA
- a CDS encoding P27 family phage terminase small subunit: protein MAKDGTYRGGRRVKAGGKPQPAAEKIEKGKKVEILMNDIPTFTPEEIDAVDLPDGAVLDGTDMPAPSDYLSAKQKNGIPLGADEIYKETWGWLKQRNCENLVNPRLLESYSQAFARYIQCEEAISQFGLLGKHPTTGGVIASPFVQMSSQFQKTANLLWYEIYDIVKENCTEVYEDYGEDMMEKLLRSRK from the coding sequence ATCGCTAAAGACGGAACATACAGAGGTGGAAGAAGAGTAAAAGCAGGAGGGAAACCACAGCCTGCTGCTGAAAAAATAGAAAAAGGTAAAAAAGTAGAAATACTAATGAATGATATTCCAACATTTACTCCAGAAGAAATAGATGCAGTTGACTTACCAGACGGTGCTGTTCTTGATGGAACGGATATGCCAGCTCCTAGTGACTATCTATCTGCAAAGCAAAAAAATGGTATACCACTTGGTGCTGATGAAATATATAAAGAGACCTGGGGATGGCTAAAACAGAGAAACTGTGAAAACTTAGTAAATCCAAGATTATTAGAATCCTACTCCCAGGCTTTTGCAAGATACATTCAATGTGAAGAGGCAATAAGTCAATTTGGACTTTTAGGAAAGCATCCTACAACTGGTGGAGTTATTGCCTCTCCCTTTGTACAGATGTCTTCACAATTTCAAAAGACGGCCAATCTTCTATGGTACGAGATTTATGACATAGTTAAAGAAAACTGCACGGAAGTATATGAAGATTATGGAGAAGATATGATGGAAAAACTTCTAAGAAGTAGAAAGTAA
- a CDS encoding HNH endonuclease: MPRKPKRPCSHPGCPELVDGRFCKKHEKEYNRNYEKYKRDPKTHKRYGKTWRIIRKRYVAEHPLCEMCLKENRMTKVEEVHHILPLSRGGTNNEDNLMSLCKSCHSKIHAKSGDRFGG; this comes from the coding sequence GTGCCAAGAAAACCTAAGAGACCATGTTCACATCCAGGTTGTCCTGAATTAGTTGATGGACGATTCTGTAAGAAACATGAGAAAGAATACAACAGAAACTATGAAAAATATAAACGAGATCCTAAAACTCATAAGCGTTATGGAAAAACGTGGAGAATTATTAGAAAAAGATATGTAGCAGAGCATCCACTTTGTGAGATGTGTTTAAAAGAGAATAGAATGACAAAGGTAGAGGAAGTACATCACATACTTCCTCTTTCTCGTGGTGGAACTAATAACGAAGACAATCTTATGAGTCTTTGTAAATCTTGTCACTCAAAGATTCATGCAAAGAGTGGAGATAGGTTTGGAGGATAG
- a CDS encoding AbrB/MazE/SpoVT family DNA-binding domain-containing protein codes for MLVELKAKSQVTIPKDIVNSMELNQGDQFEVIEDNGKIVLVPVAIYPEHVIKNLKAEVKEIKESIKNGTQPVFDSIDSLFEELDK; via the coding sequence ATGTTAGTTGAACTAAAAGCTAAATCACAAGTTACTATCCCAAAAGACATAGTAAACTCTATGGAATTAAATCAAGGCGACCAATTTGAAGTCATAGAAGATAACGGAAAAATTGTACTTGTTCCAGTTGCAATCTATCCAGAACACGTCATAAAAAATTTAAAAGCTGAAGTAAAAGAAATTAAAGAATCTATAAAAAATGGGACTCAACCTGTTTTTGATTCTATCGACTCTCTATTCGAGGAGTTAGACAAGTAA
- a CDS encoding type II toxin-antitoxin system YafQ family toxin — MSYKITYSKAFKKHYKKLSDTEKKQTKKKLKFFVENPTHPSLRTKKIQGTDGIWESSVNMDIRIIWFYENNELIFLLDIGHHDILDKF; from the coding sequence ATGTCCTATAAAATTACTTATTCGAAAGCCTTTAAAAAACATTACAAAAAACTATCTGATACTGAAAAGAAACAAACGAAAAAGAAACTTAAATTTTTCGTAGAAAATCCTACCCATCCATCTTTAAGAACTAAGAAAATACAAGGTACAGATGGAATATGGGAGTCCTCTGTTAACATGGATATTCGCATTATTTGGTTCTATGAAAACAATGAGCTGATATTCCTTTTAGATATTGGACACCATGATATCCTGGATAAGTTTTAA
- a CDS encoding DUF1492 domain-containing protein, with amino-acid sequence MNAKEYLKQAFYLDKRINSKLEQVESLNALATKATSTLSDMPKSPNRGTSKLEDTIIKIVDLQEEINRDIDKLVDLKKEIVRTIKKIEDKELQVVLEKRYLCFESWEKIAVEMNYSIQHIFRLHSKALKNIEI; translated from the coding sequence ATGAATGCAAAAGAATATTTAAAACAAGCTTTTTATTTAGACAAAAGAATTAACAGCAAGCTGGAGCAAGTTGAGTCACTCAATGCACTAGCTACAAAAGCTACATCAACCTTATCCGATATGCCTAAGAGTCCTAATAGAGGAACATCTAAACTTGAGGATACTATTATTAAGATTGTAGATCTCCAAGAAGAAATCAATAGGGATATAGATAAGTTGGTAGACTTGAAAAAAGAAATCGTAAGAACAATAAAAAAGATTGAAGATAAAGAACTTCAAGTGGTTTTAGAAAAAAGATATCTTTGTTTTGAATCTTGGGAGAAGATAGCAGTTGAAATGAATTACTCAATTCAACATATCTTTAGACTTCATAGTAAGGCTTTGAAAAATATAGAGATATAA
- a CDS encoding DEAD/DEAH box helicase: MKYTPHKYQKYATEFIKENEESALLLDMGLGKTVISLTAIKDLLFDSFEISKVLIIAPLRVARDTWKEEIEKWSHLDILKYSVAIGSEKERIKALEEQADIYLINRENVDWLINKSELPFNYDMIVIDELSSFKSHRSKRFKALMKVRPKVKRIVGLTGTPSSNGLMDLWAEFRLLDMGERLGRFIGQYREIYFKPDKRNGPIIYSYKPLPFAEDAIYEKISDITVSMKAEDYLKMPKKINNEVFVNLSDKERDIYETLKKDLVVSIKDKDIDAVNAAALSNKLLQMASGSVYDEDKNMIHIHDRKLDALEDLIEGANGKPVLIAYWYKSDLKRIKDRFDVRELKASEDLKEWNQGNIPVAIIHPASAGHGLNLQAGGSTLIWFSLTWSLELYEQTNARLYRQGQKETVVIHHILAKGTIDEDVMKALENKNKTQAALIDAVKANLK; encoded by the coding sequence TTGAAATACACTCCACACAAATATCAAAAATATGCTACTGAGTTTATTAAAGAAAATGAAGAATCAGCACTTCTACTGGACATGGGTCTCGGCAAGACGGTTATAAGCTTAACGGCTATAAAAGACTTACTCTTTGATTCTTTTGAAATTTCTAAAGTTTTAATCATAGCACCACTAAGGGTTGCGAGAGATACCTGGAAGGAAGAGATAGAAAAATGGTCTCACCTTGATATCTTAAAATATTCAGTAGCCATAGGAAGTGAAAAAGAAAGAATAAAAGCATTAGAAGAACAAGCAGATATTTATCTAATCAATAGGGAAAATGTAGACTGGTTAATAAATAAGAGCGAACTACCATTTAACTACGACATGATCGTAATTGATGAACTATCATCCTTTAAATCTCATAGGTCAAAGAGGTTTAAAGCTTTGATGAAAGTTAGACCAAAGGTAAAAAGAATAGTTGGTCTTACTGGAACTCCATCATCTAACGGTCTAATGGATTTATGGGCTGAGTTTAGACTGCTTGATATGGGAGAGAGACTTGGAAGATTTATTGGTCAGTACAGGGAAATATACTTCAAACCAGATAAGAGAAACGGACCAATCATTTATTCCTATAAGCCACTTCCTTTTGCTGAAGATGCAATCTATGAAAAGATATCAGATATCACAGTTTCTATGAAAGCTGAAGATTACCTAAAAATGCCAAAGAAGATAAATAATGAAGTCTTTGTAAATCTATCAGATAAAGAAAGAGATATCTACGAAACCTTAAAAAAAGACTTGGTCGTTAGTATTAAGGATAAAGATATAGATGCAGTTAATGCTGCAGCCCTTTCTAATAAGTTACTTCAAATGGCATCGGGTTCTGTTTATGATGAAGATAAAAATATGATTCATATCCATGATAGAAAGCTTGATGCCTTGGAAGATTTAATAGAAGGTGCAAATGGTAAACCAGTATTAATAGCTTATTGGTATAAGTCAGATTTGAAAAGAATAAAAGATAGGTTTGATGTAAGAGAACTTAAGGCAAGTGAAGACTTAAAAGAATGGAATCAAGGTAATATTCCAGTTGCCATTATTCATCCAGCTTCTGCTGGTCATGGGCTTAACCTACAAGCTGGAGGTTCAACACTTATTTGGTTTTCCCTTACATGGTCATTAGAACTTTATGAACAAACCAATGCCAGACTCTATAGGCAGGGTCAGAAAGAAACAGTTGTGATTCATCATATCCTAGCTAAAGGAACTATTGATGAAGATGTGATGAAGGCGTTGGAAAATAAGAATAAAACACAAGCTGCACTTATAGATGCAGTAAAAGCAAATCTAAAATGA
- a CDS encoding VRR-NUC domain-containing protein, giving the protein MREKEIESALVKRVKENKGLCLKFTSPSMTGIPDRIILLPKGKVGFVETKRPGGEPRPIQKKRIRQFKNLGFKVYVLDSKENIDEIIKRIGGD; this is encoded by the coding sequence TTGCGAGAGAAAGAGATTGAATCTGCCCTTGTTAAAAGAGTAAAAGAGAATAAGGGTCTATGTCTTAAGTTTACATCTCCTTCAATGACGGGAATACCAGATAGGATAATACTTCTTCCTAAAGGAAAGGTTGGATTTGTTGAAACAAAAAGACCTGGAGGAGAACCAAGACCAATCCAGAAAAAGAGAATAAGGCAATTTAAAAACTTAGGTTTTAAGGTTTATGTTCTTGATTCCAAAGAAAACATTGATGAAATAATAAAGAGGATTGGAGGTGACTAA
- a CDS encoding sterile alpha motif-like domain-containing protein: MNFYNYMMKNHLNEKSPRGDLARDMKQDRDFPKNKTGKFKGWKRLIKNYLKSQGACYDCMMTFENAWREYENCERKRLNLPLLKE, from the coding sequence ATGAATTTCTATAATTACATGATGAAAAATCACTTAAATGAAAAGTCTCCAAGAGGAGATTTAGCAAGAGATATGAAGCAAGATAGAGACTTTCCTAAAAATAAAACAGGGAAATTTAAGGGCTGGAAAAGACTGATTAAAAATTATTTAAAAAGCCAGGGTGCTTGTTATGATTGTATGATGACTTTTGAGAACGCATGGAGGGAGTATGAAAATTGCGAGAGAAAGAGATTGAATCTGCCCTTGTTAAAAGAGTAA
- a CDS encoding phage/plasmid primase, P4 family, with translation MKIYTSNLMGVESNCVYPNEVNAVDVRSFEKAASFDHVMAKYKNSYRSNDNFIESECVPMDIDNDHSENPDDWISANDLKRIFDGVKFAIVYSRNHRKEKNGKAARPRMHIYFPIPKITNLAEYVGIKERLAQTYTFFDGNALDGARFFFGVKNPAVEIVRGRKYVTEILKDDFEDFDNSQDLIQQGSRNSTMNHFAGRILIRYGNTDEARELFDKKASLCSPPLPDDELEQIWRSACKFYKKVAASEDYVPPEEYNERYEEYKPEKLTDIAMAEIFTKHNKDKAIYTISQGWLYWTGKKWEDSELKVMSLYMETAKKVLENASIEFKETYQELADAEMMGSKEEKAQAKLKINSAKAYLNFAKKMNDHGKVSGILKLAKSLLEVKNEKLDADAFILNTPVGVIDLKTSEIKEHDPSYYCAKITALAPSKDNMDMWIATLRDVTGGDDEFINFLKFHAGSTLIGHVYEEALLIAYGDGGNGKSTVFNSEAHVLGDYAGKIPAESLTTRAKNVKVDLAELCGKRFILASETEEGQRLSSSMLKQIASVDDISAERKYYAPFSFTPTHSTILYTNHLPKVGSNDRGTWRRIVVAPFSVAIKNPKTDYIDKLLEKAGEAILQWMIEGAKEYIDAGFKYPKCNVVDDAKKSYKEENDWINHFISDKCIKGTNYKEMSARLYQVYREWAGSNGEYIRNNRDFSRALIAEGYEKKRTNRGIEWGGITINDLMESEDDFL, from the coding sequence TTGAAAATATACACCTCAAACTTAATGGGAGTGGAGTCAAACTGTGTTTATCCAAATGAAGTTAATGCAGTAGATGTTAGGTCATTTGAGAAAGCCGCAAGTTTTGATCATGTAATGGCTAAGTATAAAAACTCCTACAGGTCCAATGATAATTTTATAGAGTCGGAATGTGTTCCCATGGATATAGACAACGATCATTCAGAAAATCCAGATGACTGGATTTCAGCTAATGATTTAAAAAGAATCTTTGACGGAGTTAAATTTGCCATAGTTTACAGCAGAAACCATAGAAAAGAAAAAAATGGAAAAGCTGCAAGACCAAGAATGCACATATATTTCCCAATTCCTAAGATCACAAATTTAGCTGAATATGTAGGAATAAAAGAAAGGCTGGCGCAGACTTATACTTTTTTTGATGGGAATGCCTTAGATGGAGCGAGGTTTTTCTTTGGAGTTAAGAATCCTGCCGTTGAAATAGTTAGAGGGAGAAAATATGTGACAGAAATCCTAAAAGACGACTTTGAGGATTTTGATAACTCTCAAGACTTGATTCAGCAAGGCTCTAGAAATTCAACTATGAACCATTTTGCTGGTAGGATTCTAATTCGATATGGAAATACAGATGAGGCAAGAGAACTATTTGATAAAAAAGCTAGTCTTTGTTCACCACCACTCCCAGATGATGAACTGGAACAAATATGGAGGTCAGCTTGTAAGTTCTATAAAAAGGTGGCGGCAAGTGAAGATTATGTGCCACCTGAAGAATACAATGAAAGATATGAGGAATATAAGCCAGAGAAACTTACAGATATAGCAATGGCTGAAATCTTTACTAAGCATAACAAAGATAAAGCTATCTACACGATATCTCAAGGCTGGCTTTATTGGACGGGCAAGAAGTGGGAAGATTCTGAGCTAAAAGTAATGAGTCTTTATATGGAGACTGCCAAAAAAGTTTTAGAAAATGCAAGCATTGAATTTAAAGAGACCTATCAAGAATTAGCAGATGCTGAAATGATGGGAAGTAAGGAAGAAAAAGCACAAGCAAAATTAAAAATAAATAGTGCAAAAGCTTATCTCAATTTTGCTAAAAAAATGAACGACCACGGAAAAGTATCTGGAATATTAAAACTAGCTAAGTCTTTGTTAGAAGTTAAAAATGAAAAACTTGATGCAGATGCTTTTATTTTAAATACACCTGTTGGAGTTATTGATTTAAAAACAAGTGAAATAAAAGAGCATGACCCATCTTACTATTGCGCGAAGATTACTGCCCTAGCTCCAAGTAAGGATAATATGGATATGTGGATAGCTACTTTAAGGGATGTAACTGGTGGAGATGATGAGTTTATTAATTTCTTAAAGTTCCATGCAGGGTCGACATTAATAGGTCATGTTTATGAAGAAGCACTCCTTATAGCTTATGGAGATGGAGGAAATGGGAAGTCTACAGTCTTTAATTCAGAGGCTCACGTTCTTGGAGACTATGCAGGTAAAATCCCAGCTGAGTCTTTAACAACAAGAGCAAAGAATGTGAAGGTTGATCTTGCAGAGTTATGTGGTAAGAGATTTATTCTAGCCTCTGAAACAGAAGAGGGTCAAAGACTGTCAAGTTCAATGCTAAAGCAGATAGCAAGTGTTGATGATATTTCAGCAGAAAGAAAATACTATGCACCATTTTCATTTACGCCAACGCATTCTACTATTCTCTATACAAATCATTTACCAAAGGTAGGATCTAATGATCGAGGTACCTGGAGAAGAATTGTGGTGGCTCCATTTTCTGTCGCCATTAAAAATCCTAAGACAGACTATATAGATAAGCTCCTAGAAAAAGCAGGTGAGGCAATTCTACAGTGGATGATTGAAGGAGCAAAAGAATATATAGATGCAGGCTTTAAATATCCAAAGTGTAATGTAGTAGATGATGCAAAAAAATCATATAAAGAAGAAAATGACTGGATAAACCATTTTATTTCAGATAAATGCATAAAAGGAACAAATTATAAAGAAATGAGTGCAAGGTTATATCAAGTTTATCGTGAGTGGGCTGGTTCAAATGGAGAATACATTAGGAATAATAGAGATTTTTCACGAGCCCTTATAGCAGAAGGTTATGAAAAGAAAAGGACAAATAGGGGAATTGAATGGGGTGGTATAACCATCAATGATTTAATGGAGTCGGAAGACGACTTTTTATAA
- a CDS encoding DUF4406 domain-containing protein yields the protein MNKELYNGSGCKDPTPYQAIKNAEKRYYPLVYICSPFSEDLENNVIKAQKYSRYALDKGNIPIAPHLLFPQFMSDESERRLAMHFNYVLLGKCEEVWAFGDHISPGMAEEIKIAKKRKMKIRYIKEVS from the coding sequence ATGAATAAGGAACTATACAACGGGAGTGGGTGCAAGGATCCCACTCCTTATCAAGCAATTAAAAATGCAGAGAAGAGATACTATCCCCTGGTATATATCTGCAGTCCATTTTCTGAAGATCTAGAAAATAATGTCATCAAGGCACAGAAGTATTCTCGATATGCCTTAGATAAAGGAAATATTCCCATAGCACCACATCTTTTATTTCCTCAGTTTATGAGTGATGAAAGTGAGAGAAGACTTGCCATGCATTTTAATTATGTCCTTCTTGGAAAATGTGAAGAAGTCTGGGCTTTTGGTGATCATATAAGTCCTGGAATGGCAGAAGAAATAAAAATTGCTAAGAAGAGAAAAATGAAGATTCGTTATATAAAGGAGGTATCCTAA